In the Pithys albifrons albifrons isolate INPA30051 chromosome 3, PitAlb_v1, whole genome shotgun sequence genome, one interval contains:
- the LOC139670331 gene encoding cytochrome P450 2D6 — translation MALLLWVGSQLSSLWSNISVLGVFLTVFTLLLDFMKRRKKWSHYPPGPVSLPFIGTMLSIDFHNTPHSFKQLQKKFGNIFSLQNCWTNLVVLNGYKAVKEALVHRSEDFADRPYFPIYEHLGYGKKSEGIVLARYGHVWKEQRKFTLTTLRNFGMGKKSLEERVVEEAGFLCSALKSEEGRSFDIRLPVNNAVCNVICTIVFGERFNYSDETFHKLLRLFENSLNEEAGFFPQLLNVVPILVRIPGLPQKVFQSQKALMDFIDVLIAKHTETWNPAHTRDLTDAFLKEMEKGKTAEENGFHHNNLRLVTADLFTAGSETTTTTLRWALLYMLLHPEIQSKVQAEIDDVIGRDRCPTMKDQVSMPYTNAVIHEVQRCGDIAPVGLPHLTYRDTELQGFFIPKGTTIITNLSSVLKDETVWEKPNEFYPEHFLDANGQFVKPEAFLPFSAGRRACLGEQLARMELFIFFTTLLQKFTFVIPEDQPRPREDSRFAFINSPHPYLLRAVPR, via the exons ATGGCATTGCTCCTGTGGGTGGGGTCCCAGCTGTCATCTCTCTGGAGCAACATCTCTGTACTGGGAGTTTTTCTTACAGTCTTTACTTTACTGCTTGACTTCATGAAGCGCAGGAAGAAGTGGAGCCATTACCCTCCAGGCCCAGTGTCTCTGCCATTCATCGGGACCATGCTCTCCATTGACTTCCACAATACCCCCCACTCCTTCAAGCAG ctTCAGAAGAAGTTTGGAAACATCTTCAGTCTCCAGAACTGCTGGACCAACCTGGTAGTGCTGAATGGGTATAAAGCAGTGAAGGAAGCCCTGGTCCACAGATCGGAGGACTTTGCTGACCGGCCATACTTTCCAATATATGAACATCTGGGCTACGGAAAGAAATCTGAAG GGATTGTTTTGGCAAGATACGGGCATGTCTGGAAGGAGCAAAGGAAATTCACACTCACTACATTGAGGAACTTTGGAATGGGAAAGAAATCCTTGGAGGAGCGAGTGGTAGAGGAAGCTGGATTTCTTTGTTCTGCATTAAAGTCTGAAGAAG gtcGTTCTTTTGATATACGTCTTCCTGTAAATAATGCAGTCTGCAACGTGATCTGCACCATTGTCTTTGGAGAGCGTTTCAACTACAGTGATGAGACATTCCACAAGCTGTTACGTTTGTTTGAAAATTCCCTGAATGAAGAAGCTGGATTCTTTCCTCAG CTTCTTAACGTAGTGCCCATTTTGGTGCGCATCCCTGGACTGCCACAGAAAGTTTTTCAAAGCCAAAAGGCACTCATGGACTTCATAGATGTGCTCATAGCTAAGCACACGGAAACCTGGAACCCCGCTCACACTCGAGATCTCACGgatgcatttttaaaggaaatggaGAAG GGTAAGACAGCTGAAGAGAATGGTTTCCACCATAACAACCTTCGTCTGGTGACCGCAGACTTGTTTACAGCTGGTTCTGAGACCACCACCACCACTCTTCGGTGGGCATTGCTGTATATGCTTCTCCACCCAGAAATACAGA GTAAGGTCCAAGCAGAGATTGATGATGTGATTGGCAGAGACAGATGCCCCACCATGAAGGACCAAGTGAGCATGCCTTACACTAATGCTGTGATCCATGAAGTGCAGCGCTGTGGGGATATCGCTCCTGTTGGACTACCTCACTTGACATACCGGGACACCGAGCTGCAAGGCTTCTTTATTCCCAAG GGGACCACAATCATCACCAACTTGTCTTCTGTGCTGAAAGATGAGACAGTCTGGGAGAAGCCAAATGAGTTTTACCCTGAACACTTCCTGGATGCAAACGGGCAGTTTGTGAAACCGGAGGCCTTTCTGCCCTTCTCAGCAG GTCGCCGTGCCTGCCTGGGAGAACAGCTGGCCAGGATGGagctctttattttctttaccaCTCTCCTGCAGAAATTTACCTTTGTGATCCCTGAGGACCAGCCCAGGCCACGGGAGGATAGTCGCTTTGCTTTCATTAACTCCCCACACCCATACCTGTTGCGAGCTGTCCCACGATAA